From Cronobacter turicensis z3032, the proteins below share one genomic window:
- a CDS encoding Uncharacterized transporter HI0519, with amino-acid sequence MAVALSSNRKAINLRTVVGAWLIQIAIGALVLYVPAGRKVLLAMSEGVANVIAYGNSGISFLFGGLVSDKMFEVFGGGGFIFALRVLPVIVFFSSLIAVLYYLGIMQLVIRLLGGALRKVLKTSRTESLSATANIFVGQTEAPLVVRPYIATMTRSELFAVMCGGLASVAGSVLAGYAQMGVPLEYLIAASFMAAPGGLLFAKIIIPETETPHDAPHLDAAQHDPDRPSNVLDAAASGASAGMQLALNVGAMLLAFVALIALLNGMLSGIGGWFNHPELSLQLILGWVFSPVAWLIGVPWDEAMVAGSFIGQKLIINEFVAYMNFGEYLKEDAAVAAAGLQVLSDHTKAIISFALCGFANLSSIAILIGGLGSMAPNRRHEVAQLGLKAVAAGTLSNLMSATIAGLFLAL; translated from the coding sequence ATAGCGGTCGCACTCTCCAGTAACAGAAAAGCGATTAATCTGCGCACCGTGGTGGGCGCCTGGCTGATTCAGATAGCCATCGGCGCGCTGGTGCTCTATGTGCCTGCGGGGCGCAAAGTGCTGCTGGCGATGTCCGAAGGCGTGGCGAACGTTATCGCTTACGGCAACAGCGGCATCTCGTTTCTCTTTGGCGGGCTGGTGTCGGACAAAATGTTCGAGGTGTTTGGCGGCGGCGGGTTTATCTTCGCGCTGCGCGTCCTGCCGGTTATTGTCTTTTTCTCCTCGCTTATTGCGGTGCTCTATTACCTCGGCATTATGCAATTAGTTATCCGCCTGCTGGGCGGCGCGCTGCGCAAAGTGTTGAAAACGTCCCGAACCGAATCGCTCTCGGCGACCGCCAATATTTTTGTTGGTCAGACCGAGGCGCCGCTGGTGGTGCGCCCTTACATCGCCACGATGACCCGCTCTGAACTCTTCGCGGTCATGTGCGGCGGCCTGGCGTCTGTGGCGGGCTCGGTACTGGCGGGCTACGCCCAGATGGGCGTGCCGCTGGAATATCTGATTGCCGCGTCCTTTATGGCCGCACCAGGCGGCCTGCTGTTCGCCAAAATCATTATCCCTGAAACAGAAACCCCGCACGACGCGCCGCATCTGGACGCCGCGCAGCACGATCCTGACCGTCCGTCGAACGTGCTGGACGCCGCCGCCTCCGGCGCATCCGCCGGGATGCAGCTGGCGCTTAACGTCGGCGCGATGCTGCTGGCGTTTGTGGCGCTTATCGCGCTGCTTAACGGCATGCTCTCGGGTATCGGCGGCTGGTTTAATCACCCGGAGCTGTCGTTGCAGCTGATCCTCGGCTGGGTGTTCTCGCCGGTAGCCTGGCTGATTGGCGTGCCGTGGGATGAAGCGATGGTCGCAGGTTCGTTTATCGGCCAAAAGCTCATCATCAACGAATTCGTGGCGTATATGAATTTTGGCGAATACCTGAAAGAGGACGCCGCAGTGGCGGCGGCGGGCTTACAGGTCCTCTCCGATCACACCAAAGCGATTATCTCTTTCGCACTGTGCGGATTTGCTAACCTTTCTTCTATCGCCATCCTGATTGGCGGGCTGGGCAGCATGGCCCCCAACCGCCGTCACGAAGTCGCGCAGCTTGGGCTGAAGGCCGTGGCGGCCGGTACGCTCTCTAACCTGATGAGCGCGACGATTGCCGGACTGTTTCTGGCGCTGTAG
- the yjjG gene encoding 5'-nucleotidase yjjG: MKWDWILFDADETLFTFDAFGGLQRMFLDYSVTFTEQDFHDYQAVNKPLWVDYQNGAINALQLQHQRFQGWADRLSVPAGDLNSAFLNAMAEICAPLPGAASLLESLKGKVKLGIITNGFTALQQIRLERTGFRDYFDLLVISEQVGVAKPAPEIFDYALEKMGNPDRSRVLMVGDTAESDILGGINAGLATCWLNHHGRTLPEDIAPTWQVTSLSELEQLLCKQ; the protein is encoded by the coding sequence ATGAAGTGGGACTGGATTCTTTTTGACGCTGACGAAACGCTGTTTACTTTCGACGCCTTTGGCGGCCTGCAGCGCATGTTCCTGGACTACAGCGTAACGTTTACCGAACAGGATTTTCACGACTACCAGGCCGTGAATAAGCCGCTATGGGTCGATTACCAGAACGGCGCTATCAACGCGTTACAGCTGCAGCACCAGCGTTTTCAGGGCTGGGCCGATCGCCTGAGCGTGCCGGCAGGCGATCTGAACAGCGCGTTTTTAAACGCGATGGCGGAGATCTGCGCGCCGCTGCCAGGGGCGGCGTCGCTGCTGGAATCGCTCAAGGGCAAAGTAAAGCTTGGCATCATTACTAACGGCTTCACGGCGCTTCAGCAGATCCGTCTTGAGCGCACCGGTTTTCGCGACTATTTTGATTTACTGGTTATCTCTGAACAGGTCGGCGTGGCGAAACCCGCCCCGGAAATCTTCGACTATGCGCTGGAGAAAATGGGCAATCCCGATCGCTCGCGCGTGCTGATGGTGGGCGACACGGCGGAATCCGATATTCTGGGCGGCATCAACGCCGGGCTCGCGACCTGCTGGCTTAACCACCACGGACGCACGCTGCCGGAAGATATCGCCCCGACCTGGCAGGTCACCTCGTTAAGTGAACTGGAGCAACTGCTGTGTAAACAATGA
- the prfC gene encoding Peptide chain release factor 3, with the protein MTLSPYLQEVAKRRTFAIISHPDAGKTTITEKVLLFGQAIQVAGTVKGRGSNQHAKSDWMEMEKQRGISITTSVMQFPYHDCLVNLLDTPGHEDFSEDTYRTLTAVDCCLMVIDAAKGVEDRTRKLMEVTRLRDTPILTFMNKLDRDIRDPMELLDEVENELKIACAPITWPIGCGKLFKGVYHLYKDETYLYQTGQGHTIQEVRIVKGLDNPELDQAVGDELAAQLRDELELVKGASHEFDRELFLSGEITPVFFGTALGNFGVDHMLDGLVEWAPAPMPRQTDGRVVEASEEKFSGFVFKIQANMDPKHRDRVAFMRVVSGRYEKGMKLRQVRTGKDVVISDALTFMAGDRSHVEEAYPGDIIGLHNHGTIQIGDTFTQGESMKFTGIPNFAPELFRRIRLKDPLKQKQLLKGLVQLSEEGAVQVFRPLSNNDLIVGAVGVLQFDVVMSRLKSEYSVEAIYESVNVSTARWVDCDDAKKFEEFKRKNEIQLALDGGDNLTYIAPTMVNLNLTQERYPDVTFRKTREH; encoded by the coding sequence ATGACGTTGTCTCCTTATTTGCAAGAGGTGGCCAAGCGCCGCACTTTTGCCATCATTTCGCACCCGGACGCCGGTAAAACGACGATCACTGAAAAGGTGCTGCTGTTCGGACAGGCGATTCAGGTCGCCGGTACGGTGAAAGGCCGCGGATCCAACCAGCATGCCAAATCGGACTGGATGGAAATGGAAAAGCAGCGTGGGATTTCTATTACCACCTCCGTGATGCAGTTCCCTTACCATGACTGTCTCGTTAACCTGCTGGACACCCCGGGCCACGAAGACTTCTCGGAAGATACCTACCGCACGCTGACGGCGGTGGACTGCTGCCTGATGGTTATCGATGCCGCAAAAGGCGTTGAGGATCGCACCCGTAAGCTGATGGAAGTCACCCGTCTGCGCGACACGCCGATCCTGACCTTCATGAACAAACTCGACCGTGACATCCGCGATCCAATGGAGCTGCTGGATGAAGTGGAAAATGAGCTGAAGATCGCCTGCGCGCCGATCACCTGGCCGATTGGCTGCGGCAAACTCTTTAAAGGGGTTTACCACCTTTATAAAGACGAAACCTACCTGTACCAGACCGGTCAGGGTCATACCATTCAGGAAGTCCGCATCGTTAAAGGGCTGGACAACCCGGAGCTGGACCAGGCCGTCGGCGACGAGCTGGCCGCGCAGCTGCGCGACGAGCTGGAGCTGGTGAAAGGCGCCTCGCATGAGTTCGACCGTGAATTGTTCCTGAGCGGTGAAATCACCCCGGTATTCTTCGGGACCGCGCTCGGCAACTTCGGCGTCGATCATATGCTGGATGGTCTGGTGGAGTGGGCGCCTGCGCCGATGCCGCGTCAGACCGATGGCCGTGTGGTTGAGGCGAGCGAAGAGAAGTTCTCCGGTTTCGTGTTTAAAATTCAGGCCAACATGGACCCGAAACACCGCGACCGCGTGGCATTCATGCGCGTGGTGTCCGGTCGCTATGAGAAAGGCATGAAGCTGCGCCAGGTGCGTACCGGTAAAGATGTGGTTATCTCCGACGCGCTAACCTTTATGGCGGGCGACCGCTCGCACGTGGAAGAAGCCTACCCGGGCGATATTATCGGTCTGCACAACCACGGCACCATTCAGATTGGCGACACCTTTACGCAGGGTGAATCCATGAAGTTCACCGGTATCCCGAACTTCGCCCCGGAACTGTTCCGCCGTATCCGCCTGAAAGATCCGCTCAAACAGAAACAGCTGCTGAAAGGGCTGGTTCAGCTGTCGGAAGAGGGCGCGGTGCAGGTGTTCCGTCCGCTTTCCAACAACGATCTGATTGTCGGCGCGGTCGGTGTGCTGCAGTTTGATGTCGTCATGTCGCGTCTTAAGAGCGAATACAGCGTTGAGGCGATTTACGAATCGGTCAACGTGTCGACGGCCCGTTGGGTGGATTGCGACGACGCGAAGAAATTCGAAGAGTTTAAGCGTAAGAATGAGATCCAGCTGGCGCTGGACGGCGGCGATAACCTGACCTACATCGCGCCGACCATGGTCAACCTCAACCTGACGCAGGAACGTTACCCGGATGTAACCTTCCGTAAAACACGCGAGCACTAA
- the osmY gene encoding Osmotically-inducible protein Y, with product MAVVLGSVMASSSAFAENSAVESTKSTADSAGQKIDSSMNKVGNFMDDSAITAKVKAALVDDEQIKSTDISVKTEKSVVTLSGFVESQAQAEEAVKIAKGVEGVASVSDKLHVRDGKDKSVKGYAGDAGTTSEIKAKLLADDIVPSRNVKVETTDGVVQLSGNVESEKQSQRAESIAKAVDGVKSVKNDLKVKS from the coding sequence CTGGCTGTTGTGTTGGGTTCTGTCATGGCGTCCTCTTCTGCATTCGCAGAAAACTCCGCCGTTGAAAGCACCAAATCTACCGCGGATAGCGCAGGGCAAAAAATCGATAGCTCTATGAATAAAGTCGGTAACTTCATGGACGATAGCGCCATCACCGCTAAAGTTAAAGCGGCGCTGGTAGATGACGAACAGATTAAGAGCACCGACATCTCTGTGAAAACCGAGAAAAGCGTAGTGACGCTGAGCGGCTTTGTGGAAAGCCAGGCCCAGGCCGAGGAAGCGGTGAAAATCGCCAAAGGCGTTGAGGGCGTCGCTTCTGTAAGCGACAAGCTGCACGTACGCGACGGTAAAGACAAGTCGGTGAAAGGTTATGCGGGCGACGCGGGCACCACCAGCGAAATTAAAGCGAAACTGCTGGCGGATGACATCGTCCCTTCGCGTAATGTGAAAGTCGAAACCACCGACGGTGTGGTGCAGCTTTCCGGTAACGTCGAGTCTGAAAAACAGTCTCAGCGCGCCGAAAGCATCGCAAAAGCAGTTGATGGCGTGAAAAGCGTCAAAAATGATTTAAAAGTGAAGTCGTAA
- the holD gene encoding DNA polymerase III subunit psi has translation MTSRRDWRLQQLGITQWVLRRPAALLGEIAIVLPPHIRLVMVAAEPPPLAQPFIKDVLRALALTADQVMQLTPDRVAMLHDAHCNSWCLGVDATPELPGIRLVTPGLETLQRSGPARADLWQQICEHEDDFLTPER, from the coding sequence ATGACATCCCGACGAGACTGGCGATTACAGCAACTGGGCATTACCCAGTGGGTATTGCGTCGACCCGCCGCGCTGCTGGGTGAAATCGCCATTGTGCTGCCTCCTCATATCCGCCTGGTCATGGTGGCCGCCGAGCCGCCGCCGCTTGCACAGCCGTTCATTAAAGATGTGCTGCGCGCGCTGGCGCTTACTGCCGACCAGGTGATGCAGTTAACCCCCGATCGCGTGGCGATGCTGCATGACGCCCACTGCAACAGCTGGTGTCTGGGCGTGGACGCGACGCCTGAGTTGCCCGGTATCCGGCTGGTGACGCCGGGGCTGGAAACGCTACAGCGCAGCGGCCCGGCGCGCGCCGATCTCTGGCAACAAATTTGCGAGCATGAAGATGATTTCCTTACTCCAGAGCGCTGA
- the deoA gene encoding Thymidine phosphorylase: MFLAQEIIRKKRDGHALSDEEIRFFINGIRDNTVSEGQIAALAMTIFFHDMTMPERVSLTMAMRDSGTVLDWKSLNLNGPVVDKHSTGGVGDVTSLMLGPMVAACGGYIPMISGRGLGHTGGTLDKLEAIPGFDIFPDDNRFRDIIKNVGVAIIGQTNSLAPADKRFYATRDITATVDSIPLITASILAKKLAEGLDALVMDVKVGSGAFMPTYALSEALAQAIVGVANGAGVRTTALLTDMNEVLASSAGNAVEVREAVRFLTGDYRNPRLLEVTMALCVEMLLSGGLAKDESEARAKLQQVLDNGQAAEIFGRMVAAQNGPADFVDNYDRYLPAATLSKAVYADRSGFVTQMDTRALGMAVVAMGGGRRQASDSIDYSVGLTDMARLGEQVDGERPLAVIHAKSEASWQEAAAAVKAAIHVDDTAAKASPVVYRRISE, translated from the coding sequence GTGTTCCTCGCTCAAGAAATAATTCGTAAAAAGCGCGACGGCCATGCGCTCAGCGACGAAGAGATCCGCTTCTTTATTAACGGCATTCGCGATAACACCGTGTCCGAAGGCCAGATCGCCGCGCTGGCGATGACGATTTTCTTTCACGACATGACAATGCCGGAGCGAGTTTCGCTGACGATGGCGATGCGCGATTCCGGCACCGTGCTGGACTGGAAAAGCCTGAACCTTAACGGCCCGGTCGTGGATAAACATTCCACCGGCGGCGTGGGCGACGTGACCTCGCTGATGCTCGGCCCGATGGTCGCGGCTTGCGGCGGGTACATCCCGATGATTTCCGGGCGCGGACTGGGCCACACCGGCGGCACCCTCGATAAACTGGAAGCGATCCCGGGGTTTGATATTTTCCCGGACGACAATCGCTTTCGCGACATTATTAAAAATGTGGGCGTGGCGATTATCGGCCAGACCAATTCGCTGGCGCCTGCGGATAAACGGTTTTACGCCACGCGCGACATCACTGCGACCGTCGATTCAATTCCGCTGATCACCGCCTCGATCCTCGCGAAAAAACTCGCGGAAGGGCTGGATGCGCTGGTAATGGACGTGAAAGTGGGCAGCGGGGCGTTTATGCCGACCTATGCGCTGTCTGAAGCGCTGGCGCAGGCGATCGTCGGGGTGGCGAACGGCGCGGGCGTGCGCACAACCGCGCTGCTGACCGATATGAACGAAGTCCTGGCCTCCAGCGCCGGTAACGCGGTGGAAGTGCGTGAAGCGGTGCGGTTCCTGACCGGCGATTACCGCAACCCGCGTCTTCTTGAAGTGACCATGGCGCTGTGCGTCGAGATGCTGCTCTCCGGCGGGCTTGCGAAAGACGAGAGTGAGGCGCGCGCGAAACTGCAACAGGTGCTGGATAACGGCCAGGCGGCGGAAATTTTCGGGCGTATGGTGGCGGCGCAAAACGGCCCGGCGGATTTTGTCGACAACTACGATCGTTATTTGCCGGCGGCCACGCTCAGCAAAGCGGTCTATGCCGACCGTTCCGGCTTTGTCACTCAGATGGATACCCGCGCGCTGGGCATGGCGGTCGTGGCCATGGGCGGCGGTCGTCGTCAGGCGTCTGACAGCATTGATTACAGCGTCGGCCTGACCGATATGGCGCGCCTGGGCGAGCAGGTTGATGGCGAGCGTCCGCTGGCCGTTATCCACGCGAAGAGCGAAGCAAGCTGGCAGGAAGCGGCGGCAGCCGTTAAAGCGGCCATTCATGTTGACGATACGGCGGCGAAAGCGTCACCGGTTGTCTATCGCAGAATCAGCGAATAA
- a CDS encoding UPF0391 membrane protein ESA_03375, with amino-acid sequence MFRWGIIFLVIALIAAALGFGGLAGTAAGAAKIVFVVGIILFLVSLFMGRRRP; translated from the coding sequence ATGTTTCGTTGGGGCATTATCTTTCTGGTTATCGCGTTGATTGCGGCCGCTCTGGGCTTTGGTGGCCTGGCAGGCACCGCAGCAGGCGCAGCGAAAATCGTATTTGTTGTGGGTATTATTCTGTTCCTGGTTAGCCTTTTTATGGGCCGTCGACGCCCATAG
- the rimI gene encoding Ribosomal-protein-alanine acetyltransferase, whose product MSGNKFASMKMISLLQSADLAAAFAIEQRAHAFPWSEKTFASNQGERYLNLRLDVDGKMAAFAITQVVLDEATLFNIAVDPAFQRRGLGRALLLHLIEALETRGVLTLWLEVRASNHAARALYESLGFNEATIRRNYYPTSDGREDAIIMALPLG is encoded by the coding sequence ATCTCTGGCAACAAATTTGCGAGCATGAAGATGATTTCCTTACTCCAGAGCGCTGATCTGGCGGCGGCGTTCGCGATTGAACAGCGCGCCCATGCGTTTCCCTGGAGCGAAAAAACCTTCGCCAGCAACCAGGGCGAGCGCTATCTGAATCTGCGCCTTGATGTCGACGGTAAAATGGCCGCGTTTGCGATTACCCAGGTCGTGCTGGATGAAGCCACGCTGTTTAATATCGCGGTCGACCCGGCGTTTCAGCGTCGCGGCCTTGGCCGTGCGCTGCTTCTGCATCTTATCGAGGCGCTGGAGACGCGCGGCGTGCTGACGCTCTGGCTCGAAGTGCGCGCCTCGAATCACGCGGCGCGCGCGCTCTATGAAAGCCTGGGCTTTAACGAGGCGACGATTCGCCGCAACTATTACCCGACGTCCGACGGGCGCGAAGACGCCATCATCATGGCGCTACCGTTGGGCTGA
- the yjjV gene encoding Uncharacterized deoxyribonuclease yjjV: MMRRFIDTHCHFDFPPFTGAETESLAQAASAGVEHIIVPAIEAARFATVLELAARYPALWAAIGLHPIVIGNHNDASLALLEHHLQQQADKLVAIGEIGLDLYMENPLFERQEAILDAQLRLAKRYDLPVLLHSRRTHDKLAMRLKRHALPCTGVVHGFAGSLQQAQRFVDLGYRIGVGGTITYPRAQKTRDVMAQLPLSALLLETDAPDMPLNGWQGQPNRPERVNGVFDALCELRPEPPDVIAHTLLENTRALFPRLKM, translated from the coding sequence ATGATGCGACGCTTTATCGACACCCATTGCCATTTCGATTTTCCGCCGTTTACCGGCGCTGAGACAGAAAGCCTGGCGCAGGCCGCCTCGGCGGGCGTGGAACATATTATCGTACCCGCCATTGAGGCCGCGCGATTTGCGACGGTGCTGGAGCTTGCGGCGCGTTACCCGGCGCTGTGGGCGGCTATTGGTTTGCATCCCATCGTCATCGGCAACCATAACGACGCCAGTCTGGCGCTGCTGGAGCATCATCTGCAACAGCAGGCGGATAAGCTGGTCGCCATCGGCGAGATCGGGCTCGATCTCTATATGGAAAATCCGCTGTTTGAGCGCCAGGAGGCGATTCTGGACGCGCAGTTGCGTCTCGCGAAACGCTATGATCTGCCGGTGCTCCTGCATTCGCGCCGCACCCACGATAAACTCGCGATGCGCCTTAAGCGTCACGCGCTGCCCTGTACCGGCGTGGTGCATGGGTTTGCGGGCAGCCTGCAACAGGCGCAGCGCTTTGTGGATCTCGGCTACCGCATCGGCGTCGGCGGCACCATTACCTACCCGCGCGCGCAAAAGACGCGCGACGTCATGGCGCAACTGCCGCTTTCTGCGCTGTTGCTGGAAACCGACGCGCCGGATATGCCGCTGAACGGCTGGCAGGGTCAGCCGAACCGCCCCGAGCGAGTTAACGGCGTGTTTGACGCGCTTTGCGAACTGCGTCCCGAGCCGCCCGATGTCATCGCCCATACCCTCCTTGAAAACACCCGCGCGCTCTTTCCACGCCTCAAAATGTGA
- the yjjU gene encoding Uncharacterized protein yjjU: MTGFAGLWHHKTFARRATIKQESRVGQRIPVTPGSIAPLAVKPFRPGKLAIVCEGGGQRGIFTAGVLDEFMRAQFNPFDFFLGTSAGAQNLSAYVCNQPGYARRVITRFTTSRDFFDPVRFVRGGNLIDLDWLTEATAARMPLQMGNAMRLFDAGKAFYMCACRRDDYAPGYFAPQENDWLDIIRASSAIPGFYRPGVDIDGVNYFDGGVSDAIPVREAARLGATTLVVIRTVPSQMYYTPQWFKRMERWLTDSSLQPLLNLVQHHETTYREIQEFIENPPGKLRIFEISPPRALTSMALGSRLPALMEDYKLGRLCGRYFLATVGKLMVSKPPLRRYGTPPLVPVAEPAVVAAAADVLMPIVPETTIVVPPATVANDALDAPLVKAEQANDATFNDEDLA, translated from the coding sequence GTGACTGGCTTTGCTGGTTTATGGCATCATAAAACGTTCGCGCGGCGCGCGACGATAAAACAGGAAAGCAGGGTGGGACAACGTATTCCCGTAACGCCAGGCAGCATAGCGCCTCTGGCGGTGAAACCGTTTCGTCCCGGCAAGCTGGCTATCGTCTGTGAAGGTGGCGGTCAGCGCGGGATCTTTACAGCCGGCGTGCTGGATGAATTCATGCGCGCGCAATTCAACCCGTTCGATTTCTTTCTCGGCACGTCTGCCGGGGCGCAAAACCTCTCAGCGTATGTCTGTAACCAGCCCGGTTATGCCCGGCGCGTTATCACCCGCTTTACCACCTCTCGCGATTTCTTCGATCCGGTGCGCTTTGTGCGCGGCGGCAATCTTATCGATCTCGACTGGCTCACCGAAGCCACCGCCGCCCGTATGCCGCTTCAGATGGGCAACGCGATGCGGCTTTTCGATGCCGGAAAAGCGTTTTATATGTGCGCGTGCCGTCGCGATGACTACGCCCCCGGCTATTTCGCGCCGCAGGAAAATGACTGGCTTGATATTATTCGCGCCTCCAGCGCCATTCCTGGCTTTTATCGTCCAGGCGTGGATATTGACGGCGTGAATTACTTTGACGGCGGCGTCAGCGATGCGATCCCGGTGCGGGAGGCGGCGCGCCTCGGCGCCACGACGCTGGTGGTTATCCGCACCGTACCGTCGCAGATGTACTACACGCCGCAGTGGTTTAAACGCATGGAACGCTGGCTTACCGACAGCAGTCTGCAACCGCTGCTTAATCTGGTGCAGCACCATGAAACCACTTACCGCGAGATTCAGGAATTTATCGAAAACCCGCCTGGCAAGCTGCGCATTTTTGAAATCTCTCCACCTCGCGCGCTCACCAGCATGGCGCTCGGCAGCCGTCTTCCGGCGCTGATGGAAGATTACAAACTGGGGCGTCTGTGCGGGCGCTATTTCCTCGCCACCGTGGGCAAACTGATGGTGAGCAAGCCGCCGCTGCGCCGCTACGGTACGCCGCCGTTAGTCCCGGTCGCTGAACCGGCCGTGGTTGCCGCGGCGGCGGACGTGCTGATGCCTATCGTACCGGAGACGACTATCGTGGTGCCGCCCGCGACCGTCGCCAATGACGCGCTCGACGCGCCGCTGGTGAAAGCCGAGCAGGCGAACGACGCGACGTTCAACGATGAGGATCTGGCATGA
- the deoB gene encoding Phosphopentomutase has protein sequence MKRAFIMVLDSFGIGATEDAERFGDAGSDTLGHIAEACAKGEADIGRKGPLHLPNLTKLGLAKAHEGATGFIPAGMDGNAEITGAYAWAHELSSGKDTPSGHWEIAGVPVLFDWGYFTDEKNSFPQELLDKLVERANLPGYLGNCHSSGTVILDELGEEHMKTGKPIFYTSADSVFQIACHEETFGLDRLYELCEIAREELTEGGYNIGRVIARPFVGDKAGNFQRTGNRHDLAVEPPSPVVLKKLVDEKGGHVVSVGKIADIYANMGITKKVKATGLDALFDATIKEMKEAGDNTIVFTNFVDFDSSWGHRRDVAGYAGGLELFDRRMPELLELVGEDDIIIFTADHGCDPTWKGTDHTREHIPVLVYGPKVKPGSLGHRDTFADIGQTVAKYFGLSDMDYGKALF, from the coding sequence ATGAAACGTGCATTTATTATGGTGCTGGACTCCTTTGGTATTGGCGCAACGGAAGACGCGGAACGCTTCGGCGACGCGGGTTCTGACACCCTTGGGCATATCGCCGAGGCCTGCGCCAAAGGTGAAGCAGACATCGGCCGTAAAGGTCCGCTGCATCTGCCGAATCTGACGAAGCTGGGCCTTGCGAAGGCGCATGAAGGCGCCACTGGCTTTATTCCTGCCGGGATGGACGGCAATGCGGAAATCACCGGCGCTTACGCCTGGGCGCATGAGCTTTCATCCGGTAAAGACACGCCGTCCGGCCACTGGGAAATCGCCGGCGTGCCGGTCCTGTTTGACTGGGGTTACTTCACCGACGAGAAAAACAGCTTCCCACAGGAACTGCTCGACAAGCTGGTGGAACGCGCGAACCTGCCGGGTTACCTCGGTAACTGCCACTCCTCCGGGACGGTGATTCTGGACGAGCTGGGCGAAGAGCACATGAAAACCGGCAAGCCGATTTTCTATACCTCCGCCGACTCCGTTTTCCAGATTGCCTGCCATGAAGAGACATTTGGCCTGGACAGACTTTACGAGCTGTGCGAAATCGCGCGTGAAGAGCTGACTGAAGGCGGCTATAACATTGGCCGTGTTATCGCGCGTCCGTTTGTCGGCGACAAAGCGGGCAACTTCCAGCGTACCGGCAACCGTCACGACCTGGCCGTTGAGCCGCCGTCGCCGGTCGTGCTGAAAAAGCTGGTGGATGAGAAGGGCGGTCACGTGGTGTCTGTCGGTAAAATCGCAGATATCTACGCCAACATGGGTATCACCAAAAAAGTGAAAGCCACCGGGCTGGATGCGCTGTTTGACGCCACCATCAAAGAGATGAAAGAAGCGGGCGACAACACCATCGTCTTCACGAACTTCGTGGACTTTGACTCCTCCTGGGGCCATCGCCGCGATGTCGCGGGCTACGCGGGCGGCCTTGAGCTGTTCGACCGCCGCATGCCGGAGCTGCTGGAGCTGGTCGGCGAAGATGACATCATCATCTTTACGGCTGACCACGGCTGCGACCCGACCTGGAAAGGCACTGACCATACCCGTGAGCACATTCCGGTACTGGTTTACGGCCCGAAAGTGAAACCGGGCTCGCTGGGTCACCGCGATACCTTCGCGGATATCGGTCAGACCGTCGCCAAATACTTTGGCTTGTCTGACATGGACTACGGCAAAGCGTTATTTTAA
- the deoC gene encoding Deoxyribose-phosphate aldolase has product MTDLTKSSLRALQLMDLTTLNDDDTNEKVIALCHQAKTPVGNTAAVCIYPRFIPIARKTLNEQGTPDIRIATVTNFPHGNDDIDIALAETRAAIAYGADEVDVVFPYRALMAGNEQVGFDLVKACKDACAAANVLLKVIIETGELKEEALIRKASEISIKAGADFIKTSTGKVSVNATPESARIMLEVIRDMGVAKTVGFKPAGGVRTAEDAAKYLAVADELLGADWADARHYRFGASSLLASLLQALGHGDGKSASSY; this is encoded by the coding sequence ATGACCGATTTAACCAAAAGCAGCCTGCGTGCGCTGCAGCTGATGGACCTCACCACCCTGAATGACGACGACACCAATGAAAAAGTGATCGCCTTATGTCATCAGGCCAAAACCCCGGTGGGCAACACCGCCGCGGTCTGTATCTATCCGCGCTTTATCCCGATCGCCCGTAAAACCCTGAACGAACAGGGTACGCCGGATATCCGTATCGCCACCGTGACCAACTTCCCGCACGGCAATGATGATATCGATATCGCGCTGGCGGAAACCCGCGCGGCTATCGCCTACGGCGCAGACGAAGTGGACGTGGTCTTCCCGTACCGCGCGCTGATGGCGGGCAATGAGCAGGTCGGTTTTGACCTGGTGAAAGCCTGTAAAGACGCCTGCGCGGCGGCCAACGTGCTGCTGAAAGTGATTATCGAAACCGGCGAGCTGAAAGAAGAGGCCCTGATTCGCAAGGCGTCTGAAATCTCCATCAAAGCGGGCGCTGATTTCATCAAAACCTCAACCGGTAAAGTGTCGGTGAACGCGACGCCTGAAAGCGCGCGCATCATGCTGGAAGTGATCCGCGATATGGGCGTTGCGAAAACCGTTGGCTTTAAACCAGCAGGCGGCGTGCGTACGGCGGAAGACGCGGCCAAATATCTGGCGGTCGCGGATGAACTGCTGGGCGCCGACTGGGCCGATGCCCGTCACTACCGCTTTGGCGCGTCCAGCCTGCTGGCGAGCCTGCTTCAGGCGCTCGGCCACGGCGATGGCAAAAGCGCCAGCAGCTACTAA